Proteins found in one Arachis stenosperma cultivar V10309 chromosome 8, arast.V10309.gnm1.PFL2, whole genome shotgun sequence genomic segment:
- the LOC130944719 gene encoding serine/threonine-protein phosphatase BSL3-like isoform X2, which yields MDVDSSMVQEADHAPSAGAAAPAPAAGEVEQLAESPSSGSGSPAAAQLPVQQQQQAPAQVQQSPVIGPRLAPTYSAMNAIIEKKEDGPGPRCGHTLTAVAAVGEEGAPGYIGPRLILFGGATALEGNSAASGTPSSAGNAGIRLAGATADVHCYDVMTNKWSRITPYGEPPTPRAAHVATAVGTMVVIQGGIGPAGLSAEDLHVLDLTQQMPRWHRVSVQGPGPGSRYGHVMALVGQRYLMAIGGNDGKRPLADVWALDTAAKPYEWRKLEPEGEGPPPCMYATASARSDGLLLLCGGRDANSVPLASAYGLAKHRDGRWEWAIAPGVSPSPRYQHAAVFVNARLHVSGGALGGGRMVEDSSSVAVLDTAAGVWCDTKSVVTSPRTGRYSADAAGGDAAVELTRRCRHAAAAVGDLIFIYGGLRGGVLLDDLLVAVDLAASETTTAASHAAAAAASNVQAGRLPGRYGFDERTKQIISEAAADGSVVLGNPVAPPMNGDMYTDISTENAMLQGSRRTSKGVEYLVEASAAEAEAISAALAAAKARQENGEVELPDRDGGADATPSGKQSSFIKPDSAGSNIIASGGVRLHHRAVVVAAETGGALGGMVRQLSIDQFENEGRRVSYGTPENATAARKLLDRQMSINSVPKKVIAHLLKPRGWKPPVRRQFFLDCNEIADLCDSAERIFSSEPSVLRLKAPIKIFGDLHGQFGDLMRLFDEYGSPSTAGDIAYIDYLFLGDYVDRGQHSLETICLLLALKVEYPKNVHLIRGNHEAADINALFGFRIECIERMGERDGIWTWHRVNRLFNWLPLAALIEKKIICMHGGIGRSINHVEQIENIQRPIPMEAGSIVLMDLLWSDPTENDSVEGLRPNARGPGLVTFGPDRVIEFCNNNDLQLIVRAHECVMDGFERFAQGHLITLFSATNYCGTANNAGAILVLGRDLVVVPKLIHPLPPAMSSPETSPERHIEDTWMQELNANRPPTPTRGRPQVTNDRVLCT from the exons ATGGATGTTGATTCCTCGATGGTGCAGGAGGCCGATCACGCTCCATCCGCCGGTGCTGCTGCTCCGGCGCCGGCTGCGGGAGAGGTAGAGCAGCTGGCCGAGTCACCGTCTTCAGGCAGTGGATCTCCGGCGGCGGCTCAGCTGCCTGTGCAACAGCAGCAGCAGGCGCCTGCCCAGGTGCAGCAGAGTCCGGTGATAGGGCCGAGGCTGGCGCCAACTTATTCGGCGATGAACGCGATTATTGAGAAGAAGGAGGACGGGCCGGGTCCGCGGTGCGGCCACACATTGACGGCGGTGGCAGCCGTCGGAGAGGAGGGAGCTCCTGGGTACATTGGTCCCAGGCTGATATTGTTCGGTGGTGCCACTGCTCTTGAAGGCAATTCTGCGGCTTCAGGGACTCCGTCGTCTGCTGGAAATGCTGGAATAC GTTTAGCTGGTGCCACTGCCGATGTCCACTGTTATGATGTCATGACTAATAAATGGTCTAG GATAACTCCCTATGGAGAGCCTCCAACTCCAAGGGCTGCACATGTGGCAACTGCTGTAGGGACCATGGTGGTTATTCAG GGTGGCATCGGTCCTGCTGGTTTGTCAGCAGAGGATCTTCATGTTCTTGATCTCACTCAGCAAATGCCCCGGTGGCATAG AGTATCTGTTCAAGGCCCTGGACCAGGGTCACGCTATGGACATGTAATGGCTTTGGTGGGGCAGAGGTATCTTATGGCTATTGGAGGAAATGATG GAAAGAGACCTTTGGCTGATGTTTGGGCCTTGGACACAGCTGCCAAGCCTTATGAATGGCGCAAGTTGGAGCCAGAAGGAGAGGGTCCACCTCCATGCAT GTATGCAACTGCAAGTGCACGCTCTGATGGACTGCTTCTGCTTTGTGGAGGGAGAGATGCCAATAGTGTT CCATTGGCAAGTGCATATGGACTTGCTAAGCATAGAGATGGTCGATGGGAATGGGCAATTGCCCCTGGTGTTTCACCATCACCAAGATATCAGCATGCTGCG GTATTTGTTAATGCAAGGCTCCATGTGTCTGGTGGGGCTCTTGGTGGAGGAAGGATGGTAGAAGACTCATCAAGTGTAGCAG TACTTGACACTGCTGCTGGTGTTTGGTGTGATACAAAATCTGTTGTCACTAGTCCAAGAACCGGTAGATACAGTGCTGATGCAGCCGGAGGAGATGCTGCAGTTGAGTTGACTCGGCGTTGTAGGCATGCAGCTGCTGCTGTTGGTgacctaatttttatttatggtGGTTTACGAGGGG GAGTATTGCTAGATGACCTACTTGTTGCCGTAGATCTTGCTGCTTCAGAAACAACTACTGCCGCTTCACATGCAGCAGCGGCGGCTGCATCTAATGTACAAGCAGGCCGCTTACCTGGAAGATATGGATTTGATGAGAGGACGAAGCAAATAATATCTGAAGCTGCTGCGGATGGTTCAGTTGTATTAGGAAATCCAGTCGCTCCCCCAATGAATGGAGATATGTATACAGATATCAGCACCGAAAATGCCATGCTTCAGGGTTCTCG GCGAACAAGCAAAGGAGTTGAGTATCTGGTCGAAGCATCAGCTGCAGAAGCTGAAGCTATCAGTGCTGCACTGGCTGCAGCCAAGGCACGGCAAGAGAATGGTGAAGTTGAATTGCCTGACAGAGACGGTGGAGCTGATGCTACCCCAAGTGGGAAACAGTCTTCCTTTATCAAACCTGATTCTGCAGGGTCAAATATCATTGCTTCTGGCGGTGTCCGGCTGCATCATAGAGCT GTGGTTGTTGCTGCGGAGACCGGTGGAGCATTAGGTGGTATGGTTAGACAGCTTTCAATTGATCAATTTGAAAATGAGGGCAGGCGAGTCAGTTATGGAACTCCAGAAAATGCAACTGCTGCTAGAAAATTATTAGACAGACAGATGTCTATCAATAGTGTGCCAAAAAAG GTCATAGCACACCTCTTAAAGCCTCGTGGATGGAAACCACCAGTTCGCCGGCAGTTTTTCTTAGATTGCAATGAAATTGCTGATCTTTGTGACAGTGCCGAGCGGATCTTTTCTAGTGAACCAAGTGTATTACGGCTTAAGGCTCCAATTAAAATATTTGGTGATTTACATGGGCAGTTTGGGGATCTCATGCGGCTTTTTGATGAATatggttcaccatcaactgctGGTGACATAGC ATATATCGATTATCTATTCCTAGGAGATTATGTTGATCGGGGACAACACAGTTTGGAAACTATATGCCTCCTCCTTGCTTTGAAG GTTGAATATCCCAAAAATGTACATCTAATTCGTGGAAACCATGAAGCTGCAGATATTAATGCTCTTTTTGGCTTCCGAATTGAGTGCATTGAAAGGATG GGTGAGAGAGATGGAATTTGGACATGGCATCGGGTGAACCGTCTGTTTAATTGGCTGCCTCTGGCGGCTTTAATTGAGAAAAAGATTATTTGCATGCATGGTGGTATTGGTCGTTCAATAAATCACGTGGAGCAGATTGAGAACATTCAACGTCCAATTCCAATGGAAGCAGGGTCAATTGTGCTGATGGATCTATTGTG GTCTGATCCTACAGAGAATGATAGTGTGGAAGGACTACGGCCAAATGCAAGAGGTCCTGGATTGGTTACTTTTGGG CCTGATCGTGTCATAGAATTTTGCAATAACAATGATCTTCAGCTGATTGTCCGTGCACATGAATGTGTCATGGATGGGTTTGAACGTTTCGCCCAAGGACATCTGATCACGCTTTTCTCAGCTACAAATTATTGTG GCACTGCAAACAATGCTGGGGCAATATTAGTTTTGGGTAGGGACCTTGTTGTGGTTCCTAAATTAATTCATCCATTACCACCAGCGATGTCTTCACCGGAGACATCACCTGAGCGGCATATTGAAGATACATGGATGCAG GAATTGAATGCCAACAGACCACCGACGCCAACTAGAGGCCGTCCCCAAGTAACAAATGACCGAG TGCTCTGTACATAG
- the LOC130944719 gene encoding serine/threonine-protein phosphatase BSL3-like isoform X1, which produces MDVDSSMVQEADHAPSAGAAAPAPAAGEVEQLAESPSSGSGSPAAAQLPVQQQQQAPAQVQQSPVIGPRLAPTYSAMNAIIEKKEDGPGPRCGHTLTAVAAVGEEGAPGYIGPRLILFGGATALEGNSAASGTPSSAGNAGIRLAGATADVHCYDVMTNKWSRITPYGEPPTPRAAHVATAVGTMVVIQGGIGPAGLSAEDLHVLDLTQQMPRWHRVSVQGPGPGSRYGHVMALVGQRYLMAIGGNDGKRPLADVWALDTAAKPYEWRKLEPEGEGPPPCMYATASARSDGLLLLCGGRDANSVPLASAYGLAKHRDGRWEWAIAPGVSPSPRYQHAAVFVNARLHVSGGALGGGRMVEDSSSVAVLDTAAGVWCDTKSVVTSPRTGRYSADAAGGDAAVELTRRCRHAAAAVGDLIFIYGGLRGGVLLDDLLVAVDLAASETTTAASHAAAAAASNVQAGRLPGRYGFDERTKQIISEAAADGSVVLGNPVAPPMNGDMYTDISTENAMLQGSRRTSKGVEYLVEASAAEAEAISAALAAAKARQENGEVELPDRDGGADATPSGKQSSFIKPDSAGSNIIASGGVRLHHRAVVVAAETGGALGGMVRQLSIDQFENEGRRVSYGTPENATAARKLLDRQMSINSVPKKVIAHLLKPRGWKPPVRRQFFLDCNEIADLCDSAERIFSSEPSVLRLKAPIKIFGDLHGQFGDLMRLFDEYGSPSTAGDIAYIDYLFLGDYVDRGQHSLETICLLLALKVEYPKNVHLIRGNHEAADINALFGFRIECIERMGERDGIWTWHRVNRLFNWLPLAALIEKKIICMHGGIGRSINHVEQIENIQRPIPMEAGSIVLMDLLWSDPTENDSVEGLRPNARGPGLVTFGPDRVIEFCNNNDLQLIVRAHECVMDGFERFAQGHLITLFSATNYCGTANNAGAILVLGRDLVVVPKLIHPLPPAMSSPETSPERHIEDTWMQELNANRPPTPTRGRPQVTNDRGSLAWI; this is translated from the exons ATGGATGTTGATTCCTCGATGGTGCAGGAGGCCGATCACGCTCCATCCGCCGGTGCTGCTGCTCCGGCGCCGGCTGCGGGAGAGGTAGAGCAGCTGGCCGAGTCACCGTCTTCAGGCAGTGGATCTCCGGCGGCGGCTCAGCTGCCTGTGCAACAGCAGCAGCAGGCGCCTGCCCAGGTGCAGCAGAGTCCGGTGATAGGGCCGAGGCTGGCGCCAACTTATTCGGCGATGAACGCGATTATTGAGAAGAAGGAGGACGGGCCGGGTCCGCGGTGCGGCCACACATTGACGGCGGTGGCAGCCGTCGGAGAGGAGGGAGCTCCTGGGTACATTGGTCCCAGGCTGATATTGTTCGGTGGTGCCACTGCTCTTGAAGGCAATTCTGCGGCTTCAGGGACTCCGTCGTCTGCTGGAAATGCTGGAATAC GTTTAGCTGGTGCCACTGCCGATGTCCACTGTTATGATGTCATGACTAATAAATGGTCTAG GATAACTCCCTATGGAGAGCCTCCAACTCCAAGGGCTGCACATGTGGCAACTGCTGTAGGGACCATGGTGGTTATTCAG GGTGGCATCGGTCCTGCTGGTTTGTCAGCAGAGGATCTTCATGTTCTTGATCTCACTCAGCAAATGCCCCGGTGGCATAG AGTATCTGTTCAAGGCCCTGGACCAGGGTCACGCTATGGACATGTAATGGCTTTGGTGGGGCAGAGGTATCTTATGGCTATTGGAGGAAATGATG GAAAGAGACCTTTGGCTGATGTTTGGGCCTTGGACACAGCTGCCAAGCCTTATGAATGGCGCAAGTTGGAGCCAGAAGGAGAGGGTCCACCTCCATGCAT GTATGCAACTGCAAGTGCACGCTCTGATGGACTGCTTCTGCTTTGTGGAGGGAGAGATGCCAATAGTGTT CCATTGGCAAGTGCATATGGACTTGCTAAGCATAGAGATGGTCGATGGGAATGGGCAATTGCCCCTGGTGTTTCACCATCACCAAGATATCAGCATGCTGCG GTATTTGTTAATGCAAGGCTCCATGTGTCTGGTGGGGCTCTTGGTGGAGGAAGGATGGTAGAAGACTCATCAAGTGTAGCAG TACTTGACACTGCTGCTGGTGTTTGGTGTGATACAAAATCTGTTGTCACTAGTCCAAGAACCGGTAGATACAGTGCTGATGCAGCCGGAGGAGATGCTGCAGTTGAGTTGACTCGGCGTTGTAGGCATGCAGCTGCTGCTGTTGGTgacctaatttttatttatggtGGTTTACGAGGGG GAGTATTGCTAGATGACCTACTTGTTGCCGTAGATCTTGCTGCTTCAGAAACAACTACTGCCGCTTCACATGCAGCAGCGGCGGCTGCATCTAATGTACAAGCAGGCCGCTTACCTGGAAGATATGGATTTGATGAGAGGACGAAGCAAATAATATCTGAAGCTGCTGCGGATGGTTCAGTTGTATTAGGAAATCCAGTCGCTCCCCCAATGAATGGAGATATGTATACAGATATCAGCACCGAAAATGCCATGCTTCAGGGTTCTCG GCGAACAAGCAAAGGAGTTGAGTATCTGGTCGAAGCATCAGCTGCAGAAGCTGAAGCTATCAGTGCTGCACTGGCTGCAGCCAAGGCACGGCAAGAGAATGGTGAAGTTGAATTGCCTGACAGAGACGGTGGAGCTGATGCTACCCCAAGTGGGAAACAGTCTTCCTTTATCAAACCTGATTCTGCAGGGTCAAATATCATTGCTTCTGGCGGTGTCCGGCTGCATCATAGAGCT GTGGTTGTTGCTGCGGAGACCGGTGGAGCATTAGGTGGTATGGTTAGACAGCTTTCAATTGATCAATTTGAAAATGAGGGCAGGCGAGTCAGTTATGGAACTCCAGAAAATGCAACTGCTGCTAGAAAATTATTAGACAGACAGATGTCTATCAATAGTGTGCCAAAAAAG GTCATAGCACACCTCTTAAAGCCTCGTGGATGGAAACCACCAGTTCGCCGGCAGTTTTTCTTAGATTGCAATGAAATTGCTGATCTTTGTGACAGTGCCGAGCGGATCTTTTCTAGTGAACCAAGTGTATTACGGCTTAAGGCTCCAATTAAAATATTTGGTGATTTACATGGGCAGTTTGGGGATCTCATGCGGCTTTTTGATGAATatggttcaccatcaactgctGGTGACATAGC ATATATCGATTATCTATTCCTAGGAGATTATGTTGATCGGGGACAACACAGTTTGGAAACTATATGCCTCCTCCTTGCTTTGAAG GTTGAATATCCCAAAAATGTACATCTAATTCGTGGAAACCATGAAGCTGCAGATATTAATGCTCTTTTTGGCTTCCGAATTGAGTGCATTGAAAGGATG GGTGAGAGAGATGGAATTTGGACATGGCATCGGGTGAACCGTCTGTTTAATTGGCTGCCTCTGGCGGCTTTAATTGAGAAAAAGATTATTTGCATGCATGGTGGTATTGGTCGTTCAATAAATCACGTGGAGCAGATTGAGAACATTCAACGTCCAATTCCAATGGAAGCAGGGTCAATTGTGCTGATGGATCTATTGTG GTCTGATCCTACAGAGAATGATAGTGTGGAAGGACTACGGCCAAATGCAAGAGGTCCTGGATTGGTTACTTTTGGG CCTGATCGTGTCATAGAATTTTGCAATAACAATGATCTTCAGCTGATTGTCCGTGCACATGAATGTGTCATGGATGGGTTTGAACGTTTCGCCCAAGGACATCTGATCACGCTTTTCTCAGCTACAAATTATTGTG GCACTGCAAACAATGCTGGGGCAATATTAGTTTTGGGTAGGGACCTTGTTGTGGTTCCTAAATTAATTCATCCATTACCACCAGCGATGTCTTCACCGGAGACATCACCTGAGCGGCATATTGAAGATACATGGATGCAG GAATTGAATGCCAACAGACCACCGACGCCAACTAGAGGCCGTCCCCAAGTAACAAATGACCGAGGTTCGCTCGCTTGGATATAG
- the LOC130945793 gene encoding uncharacterized protein LOC130945793 gives MQEMFSMYIENQAQISFIELYVEFEQSEADRNILQEDYNSDSEEDFESNYEFVVPDGDEDQGDRSMCPDVTEVANALANEVPFEEPSFMRVLDLEAMHVPEFSEYMTAVKFDLPLESVLKHLRINEIYLMAFVPAEIPMVADGEFAVGIEFSSREAVVKAVKEYTIRRSVDYRVYESEPLTFYAKCTQYGSGCDWLIRVSLISRKYCLVIRRYNGSHTCTTATISQDHSKLDSITIAEAIKPLVEVDPSLKVKSVIAEVQSKFNYTVSYRKASLAKQRAVEKIFGGWEASYEALPIWFEAMCHKEPSAVVHFETMPAYQGDDLVGDIRVLHRVFWSYYPCIRAFRHCKPVVQVDVTHLYGKYKGCLLVAVSQDGNNNIVPIAFAIVEGETSDAWHFFLSNLRQHVVTRDGVGLISDRHESINAAVERSNGAWSPPRAFHMFCIKHIESNFLRKFKAPYLQKLVVNIGYSRTVREYEVRYQWLRERGEAYTNWLNRIPREQYALAFDGGYRWGHMTTNLVECINSVLKGARNLPITALVKVTFYRLNELFTRKRAEAEAQINAGHVFSEIMTSKLHANQIASENIQVSCFDRQNEVFEVREMPSGQEFAVDLRSLRCDCGEFQVDRIPCRHVFACCANQRLDWRLYVHDVYKMDQVRRVYRARFRPLGNPTTWPTYNGPRFIPNPYLRRVTKGRPRMTRFLNEMDTRMLRRPRRCTLCGAEGHSRSRCRRSVGSNTNREAP, from the exons ATGCAGGAGatgttttcaatgtatattgaaAACCAGGCTCAGATCTCGTTCATCGAGTTGTATGTAGAGTTTGAACAATCCGAGGCGGACCGGAATATTCTACAGGAAGATTATAATAGTGACAGTGAAGAAGACTTCGAAAGCAACTATGAATTTGTTGTTCCCgatggtgatgaagatcaaggtGACAGAAGCATGTGCCCAGATGTGACAGAAGTGGCAAATGCACTTGCAAACGAAGTGCCGTTTGAGGAGCCATCATTCATGCGAGTTTTAGACTTGGAAGCCATGCATGTTCCTGAATTTTCAGAATATATGACTGCAG TGAAATTTGATTTACCTTTAGAGTCGGTTTTGAAACATCTGCGTATTAATGAAATTTATCTTATGGCATTTGTCCCAGCAGAAATTCCTATGGTCGCAGATGGTGAATTCGCCGTTGGGATAGAGTTCAGTTCCAGAGAAGCTGTTGTTAAGGCGGTTAAGGAGTATACCATACGACGAAGCGTAGACTACCGGGTATATGAGTCTGAGCCGTTGACATTTTATGCCAAGTGTACACAATATGGGTCAGGGTGTGACTGGCTTATCAGAGTTAGCTTGATCAGCAGGAAGTACTGTTTGGTTATAAGGAGGTATAATGGTAGCCACACCTGTACCACCGCCACCATTTCACAGGATCATTCGAAGCTGGACTCTATCACGATTGCAGAAGCAATAAAGCCACTGGTTGAAGTTGACCCCTCCTTAAAGGTAAAATCGGTTATAGCAGAAGTGCAATCGAAATTCAACTACACCGTCAGTTACCGGAAAGCATCGTTGGCTAAGCAGAGGGCagtagaaaaaatatttggaggtTGGGAAGCATCGTATGAAGCCTTGCCTATATGGTTTGAGGCCATGTGTCACAAGGAGCCATCAGCTGTTGTCCATTTTGAGACTATGCCTGCATATCAAGGCGATGACTTGGTGGGTGATATTCGGGTATTGCATCGTGTATTTTGGAGTTATTACCCTTGTATTAGGGCATTCAGACATTGTAAGCCAGTTGTCCAGGTGGATGTGACTCACTTGTACGGAAAGTATAAGGGTTGTCTGCTTGTGGCAGTTTCACAAGATGGCAACAACAATATAGTCCCGATTGCGTTTGCTATTGTTGAGGGAGAGACTTCTGATGCATGGCATTTTTTCCTAAGTAACCTCCGTCAACATGTTGTTACTCGGGATGGAGTGGGTCTAATATCTGACAGGCACGAGTCCATCAATGCAGCTGTGGAACGTAGTAACGGAGCTTGGTCACCTCCTAGAGCTTTTCATATGTTTTGCATCAAGCATATAGAGTCGAATTTCCTGAGAAAGTTCAAGGCACCGTACCTCCAAAAATTGGTCGTTAACATCG GATATTCCAGGACGGTGCGGGAGTACGAAGTGCGTTACCAGTGGTTAAGGGAGCGCGGCGAGGCGTACACAAATTGGTTAAACCGAATTCCTCGCGAACAGTACGCATTGGCCTTTGATGGCGGGTACCGATGGGGTCACATGACGACGAATCTAGTGGAGTGCATCAACTCAGTTTTGAAGGGTGCCCGCAATCTTCCCATTACTGCTCTTGTAAAGGTAACATTCTACAGGCTAAATGAGTTGTTCACCCGTAAAAGAGCGGAGGCGGAAGCCCAGATCAATGCTGGCCATGTGTTTTCTGAGATAATGACATCGAAGTTGCATGCAAACCAAATTGCATCAGAAAATATACAGGTTAGTTGCTTTGACCGGCAGAATGAGGTCTTTGAGGTTCGTGAGATGCCAAGTGGACAAGAGTTTGCAGTTGATCTACGAAGCCTTCGATGTGACTGTGGTGAGTTCCAGGTGGACCGGATCCCCTGTCGACATGTGTTCGCATGTTGTGCCAACCAGCGACTGGATTGGCGACTGTATGTTCATGATGTGTATAAGATGGATCAAGTCCGGCGGGTGTACCGTGCACGGTTTCGGCCACTAGGTAATCCCACTACATGGCCTACTTACAACGGACCTCGGTTCATACCGAATCCGTACCTGCGACGGGTGACGAAAGGTCGCCCCAGGATGACGCGTTTTCTAAATGAGATGGACACGAGAATGTTACGTCGTCCTAGGCGATGTACTCTATGTGGTGCTGAGGGACATAGTCGAAGCAGATGTCGTCGGTCAGTTGGTTCAAATACCAATAGAGAAGCCCCCTAG
- the LOC130946517 gene encoding tRNA-specific adenosine deaminase TAD3 isoform X2, with translation MMNKQFGTCEIVHIPEKEPHDLHNQPTEFVFASAIDPQNANHIVRRLNQIAPLENLRHVKRIQKKVLERGQVQLSVILCAASEGDNQLDSVPPALQELISSFQLSPFITKVCKYAATSKEEWQEQCKIWPTSYHPRTYNIDGITGFSDENSECIFKFMQSAMELATSDGVVVNAAVIVDPSAKQIISRARDQVFAWSTNKENSSIDSSCNRKSEFPSSDVISNNFATHESFQVNESNKQLKQPYTGVACLYPWQWAKQQLHSQSSYYCHPLRHAAMVAVESSAARDRYLFPSEENNGEKPLELDHENPSSTSSPAKRQKTVCTTVENDDDQLKARNQSSNQLLERPYLCTGYDIYLVWEPCTMCAMALVHQRIRRIFYAFPNWNAGALGSVHRLQGEKSLNHHYAVFRVLLPEEALHKCHTEVPQT, from the exons ATGATGAACAAGCAATTTGGCACGTGCGAGATTGTGCATATTCCAGAGAAGGAACCGCATGACCTTCATAACCAACCCACTG AGTTTGTTTTTGCTTCAGCTATTGACCCACAGAATGCAAACCACATTGTTAG GCGTCTGAATCAAATAGCACCGTTAGAAAATCTCCGGCATGTCAAACGAATTCAGAAGAAAGTACTAGAAAGAG GACAAGTACAGTTATCAGTGATCTTGTGTGCAGCATCTGAAGGTGACAATCAATTGGATAGTGTGCCGCCCGCTCTCCAGGAATTGATTAGTTCCTTTCAGTTGAGTCCTTTTATCACAAAA GTCTGCAAATATGCTGCAACATCAAAAGAAGAGTGGCAAGAGCAGTGTAAAATTTGGCCAACGTCATATCATCCGAGGACTTA TAATATTGATGGTATTACTGGGTTTAGCGATGAAAACTCAGAATGCATTTTTAAGTTTATGCAATCAGCTATGGAGTTGGCAACTTCTGATGGCGTG GTAGTCAATGCTGCAGTCATAGTGGATCCTTCAGCTAAGCAAATAATTTCAAGGGCACGTGATCAGGTTTTTGCTTGGAGCACTAACAAAGAAAACAGTAGCATCGACTCCAGTTGCAATAGAAAGTCAGAATTCCCTAGTTCTGATGTTATTTCCAATAACTTTGCGACACATGAGTCATTTCAAGTAAATGAATCAAACAAGCAACTCAAACAACCATATACAGGTGTTGCATGTTTATATCCTTGGCAATGGGCTAAGCAGCAATTGCATTCACAGAGTTCATATTATTGCCACCCTTTGCGGCATGCTGCCATGGTGGCTGTAGAATCATCGGCTGCCAGGGATAGATATCTTTTCCCCAGCGAGGAAAATAATGGAGAAAAACCTTTGGAACTGGATCACGAGAATCCTTCTTCTACTAGCTCTCCCGCAAAGAGACAGAAAACTGTTTGTACTACT gttgagaatgatgatgatcaATTGAAAGCTCGAAATCAGAGTTCCAATCAGCTGTTAGAACGACCTTACTTGTGCACTGGATATGACATCTATCTTGTTTGGGAACCATGCACAAT GTGTGCTATGGCCCTAGTCCATCAAAGAATCAGGAGGATATTCTATGCTTTCCCCAACTGGAACGCCGGCGCCCTGGGAAGTGTTCACAGATTACAAGGAGAGAAGAGTTTAAATCATCATTATGCTGTTTTCAGGGTTTTGTTACCTGAAGAAGCCCTCCATAAATGTCATACTGAAGTCCCTCAGACATAG
- the LOC130946517 gene encoding tRNA-specific adenosine deaminase TAD3 isoform X1 — translation MMNKQFGTCEIVHIPEKEPHDLHNQPTEFVFASAIDPQNANHIVRRLNQIAPLENLRHVKRIQKKVLERASEGDNQLDSVPPALQELISSFQLSPFITKVCKYAATSKEEWQEQCKIWPTSYHPRTYNIDGITGFSDENSECIFKFMQSAMELATSDGVVVNAAVIVDPSAKQIISRARDQVFAWSTNKENSSIDSSCNRKSEFPSSDVISNNFATHESFQVNESNKQLKQPYTGVACLYPWQWAKQQLHSQSSYYCHPLRHAAMVAVESSAARDRYLFPSEENNGEKPLELDHENPSSTSSPAKRQKTVCTTVENDDDQLKARNQSSNQLLERPYLCTGYDIYLVWEPCTMCAMALVHQRIRRIFYAFPNWNAGALGSVHRLQGEKSLNHHYAVFRVLLPEEALHKCHTEVPQT, via the exons ATGATGAACAAGCAATTTGGCACGTGCGAGATTGTGCATATTCCAGAGAAGGAACCGCATGACCTTCATAACCAACCCACTG AGTTTGTTTTTGCTTCAGCTATTGACCCACAGAATGCAAACCACATTGTTAG GCGTCTGAATCAAATAGCACCGTTAGAAAATCTCCGGCATGTCAAACGAATTCAGAAGAAAGTACTAGAAAGAG CATCTGAAGGTGACAATCAATTGGATAGTGTGCCGCCCGCTCTCCAGGAATTGATTAGTTCCTTTCAGTTGAGTCCTTTTATCACAAAA GTCTGCAAATATGCTGCAACATCAAAAGAAGAGTGGCAAGAGCAGTGTAAAATTTGGCCAACGTCATATCATCCGAGGACTTA TAATATTGATGGTATTACTGGGTTTAGCGATGAAAACTCAGAATGCATTTTTAAGTTTATGCAATCAGCTATGGAGTTGGCAACTTCTGATGGCGTG GTAGTCAATGCTGCAGTCATAGTGGATCCTTCAGCTAAGCAAATAATTTCAAGGGCACGTGATCAGGTTTTTGCTTGGAGCACTAACAAAGAAAACAGTAGCATCGACTCCAGTTGCAATAGAAAGTCAGAATTCCCTAGTTCTGATGTTATTTCCAATAACTTTGCGACACATGAGTCATTTCAAGTAAATGAATCAAACAAGCAACTCAAACAACCATATACAGGTGTTGCATGTTTATATCCTTGGCAATGGGCTAAGCAGCAATTGCATTCACAGAGTTCATATTATTGCCACCCTTTGCGGCATGCTGCCATGGTGGCTGTAGAATCATCGGCTGCCAGGGATAGATATCTTTTCCCCAGCGAGGAAAATAATGGAGAAAAACCTTTGGAACTGGATCACGAGAATCCTTCTTCTACTAGCTCTCCCGCAAAGAGACAGAAAACTGTTTGTACTACT gttgagaatgatgatgatcaATTGAAAGCTCGAAATCAGAGTTCCAATCAGCTGTTAGAACGACCTTACTTGTGCACTGGATATGACATCTATCTTGTTTGGGAACCATGCACAAT GTGTGCTATGGCCCTAGTCCATCAAAGAATCAGGAGGATATTCTATGCTTTCCCCAACTGGAACGCCGGCGCCCTGGGAAGTGTTCACAGATTACAAGGAGAGAAGAGTTTAAATCATCATTATGCTGTTTTCAGGGTTTTGTTACCTGAAGAAGCCCTCCATAAATGTCATACTGAAGTCCCTCAGACATAG